One Chitinophaga varians DNA window includes the following coding sequences:
- a CDS encoding serine hydrolase domain-containing protein: MKRLKAVSIILSITGIAIISSCQGNAARKEANRKKAISDSTLYTLNLTEAQREAVLKAPRTVQLQRELNAFYTGKLLRSGFNGAILVAKKGVIIFEQYHGLENYRTKTPVVDSSAFQLASVSKTFTGAAVLWLAEKKKLSLEDSIQKFFPEFPYKGINVRMLLNHRSGLPNYLYFCDSLWKDQAAFITNDQVIRLMEQHKPPIQHLPDTHFQYCNTNYLLLASIIEKATGQKYADFMQQTFFKPLQMVNTFVYDPASATRRHQTQSHKYNGQAEPDTYFDGVMGDKGIYSTARDMLKWDQALYSGQLLDSATLKAAYTPYSHEKPGIRNYGLGWRLMVYPDSTKNIVYHNGWWHGNNTVFYRFVQDTTTLIILGNKYNRGIYQAVKPIREMMGHGDGEEAGAE, encoded by the coding sequence ATGAAGCGATTGAAAGCAGTAAGCATCATCTTATCTATCACGGGAATTGCCATTATCTCCAGCTGCCAGGGCAATGCAGCACGCAAGGAAGCGAACAGAAAAAAAGCCATATCAGACAGCACGCTGTATACGCTTAATTTAACAGAAGCACAGCGGGAAGCCGTTCTTAAAGCACCGCGCACCGTACAATTACAACGGGAACTGAATGCATTTTATACCGGGAAACTCTTGCGCAGCGGCTTTAACGGCGCTATCCTGGTAGCTAAAAAAGGTGTTATCATTTTTGAACAATACCATGGTTTGGAAAACTACCGAACTAAAACACCGGTAGTAGACAGCTCCGCCTTTCAATTGGCATCAGTCTCCAAAACCTTTACCGGCGCGGCTGTGCTGTGGCTGGCAGAAAAAAAGAAACTGAGCCTCGAAGATTCCATTCAGAAATTCTTCCCCGAATTCCCCTACAAAGGGATCAATGTACGCATGCTGCTGAACCACCGCAGCGGCCTGCCCAACTATCTTTATTTCTGCGACAGCCTCTGGAAAGACCAGGCAGCTTTTATCACTAACGATCAGGTGATCCGCCTGATGGAACAACACAAGCCGCCCATCCAGCACTTGCCCGACACACACTTCCAGTATTGCAATACCAACTATCTCCTGCTCGCCTCCATTATAGAAAAGGCCACCGGGCAGAAATACGCCGACTTCATGCAGCAAACTTTTTTTAAGCCGCTGCAGATGGTCAATACTTTTGTTTATGACCCGGCTTCAGCGACACGGCGTCATCAGACCCAAAGCCATAAATACAATGGCCAGGCTGAACCAGATACATACTTCGATGGCGTAATGGGCGACAAAGGCATTTACAGCACTGCCCGTGACATGCTCAAATGGGACCAGGCGTTGTATTCCGGCCAACTGCTGGATTCTGCCACGCTGAAAGCCGCCTATACCCCCTACAGCCATGAAAAACCCGGCATCCGCAATTACGGCCTGGGATGGCGTTTGATGGTATATCCTGACAGCACCAAAAACATTGTGTACCACAATGGCTGGTGGCATGGTAATAACACCGTGTTTTATCGCTTTGTACAAGACACTACTACCCTGATCATCCTGGGCAACAAATACAACCGCGGTATTTACCAGGCGGTGAAGCCTATCCGCGAAATGATGGGCCATGGCGATGGTGAAGAAGCCGGTGCAGAATAG
- the serA gene encoding phosphoglycerate dehydrogenase codes for MEQVKSTSYPKEKISILLLENISDAAVAEFTAAGYSVRKVAGALSEADLINEIKDVHLLGIRSKTQVTRKVLEAAKKLQAIGCFCIGTNQVDLKAATEHGVAVFNAPYSNTRSVAELVIGLSIVLIRRIVDKNAAAHNGIWMKEAKGSYELRGKTLGIVGYGNIGSQVSVLAEGMGMNVMYYDAETKLPLGNAVQQRSLKELFEQADIISLHVPSNRSTEMMINRETLSYVKKGAIFLNYARGEVVDLEALKEALESGQLSGAAVDVFPVEPEKNGAAFSTPLQKLSNVILTPHIGGSTEEAQHNIGLDVSAKLLNYLEKGASFGSHTVPAISVPPIENTHRILHVHQNVPGVLSAINTALSENKINILGQYLKTNDQIGYVVLDVDRQLSQEALALLKDVKHTIKARLLY; via the coding sequence ATGGAACAGGTAAAGTCTACAAGTTATCCGAAAGAAAAGATCAGCATTTTATTGTTGGAGAATATCAGTGACGCCGCTGTGGCAGAATTCACCGCTGCGGGCTATTCGGTACGCAAAGTGGCCGGAGCGCTCAGTGAGGCAGATCTGATCAACGAAATCAAGGATGTTCATTTATTAGGTATCCGTTCCAAAACACAAGTCACCCGCAAAGTGCTGGAGGCTGCAAAAAAGCTGCAGGCCATCGGTTGTTTTTGTATCGGTACCAACCAGGTAGACCTTAAAGCAGCCACAGAACATGGTGTGGCCGTTTTCAACGCCCCTTATTCCAACACCCGTTCTGTAGCTGAACTGGTGATTGGGTTGTCTATTGTATTGATCCGTCGTATCGTTGATAAAAATGCGGCCGCGCATAACGGCATCTGGATGAAAGAAGCCAAGGGCAGTTATGAGCTGAGAGGTAAAACGCTCGGTATCGTCGGCTATGGCAACATCGGTAGCCAGGTGAGCGTGCTGGCCGAAGGAATGGGCATGAACGTGATGTATTATGACGCAGAAACCAAATTGCCGCTGGGCAACGCTGTACAGCAGCGCTCCCTGAAAGAGCTGTTTGAACAGGCGGACATCATCTCCCTCCATGTGCCTTCCAACAGGTCCACCGAGATGATGATCAACCGGGAAACCCTTTCCTACGTGAAAAAAGGCGCCATCTTCCTGAACTACGCCAGGGGAGAAGTAGTTGACCTCGAAGCCCTGAAAGAAGCGCTGGAAAGCGGTCAGCTGTCCGGTGCCGCAGTAGACGTGTTTCCTGTAGAGCCGGAAAAAAACGGTGCTGCGTTCAGCACCCCGCTGCAGAAATTGTCCAACGTGATCCTGACACCGCATATCGGTGGCAGTACGGAAGAAGCGCAGCATAACATCGGCCTGGACGTAAGCGCCAAACTGCTCAACTATCTCGAGAAAGGCGCCAGCTTTGGGTCTCATACCGTGCCTGCCATCAGCGTGCCGCCAATAGAAAACACCCATCGTATCCTGCACGTACACCAGAACGTGCCGGGCGTACTGTCTGCCATCAACACCGCCCTGTCTGAAAATAAAATCAATATCCTCGGACAGTACCTTAAAACCAATGATCAGATTGGTTATGTAGTACTCGATGTAGACCGGCAGCTGTCCCAGGAAGCCCTGGCATTGCTG